From a region of the Acinetobacter calcoaceticus genome:
- a CDS encoding acyl-CoA thioesterase, which produces MHADVIIEIPFHDVDTMNVVWHGHYLKYFEIARCKLLDQFHYNYMQMKESGYAWPVIESHVRYAYGIEFEQKIRVRALLKEWENRLKIDYLIFDAESGKRLTKGYTTQVAVNIEAREMCFQSPQVLFDRLNAWSEFQPKGAYDV; this is translated from the coding sequence ATGCATGCAGATGTAATCATTGAAATTCCATTTCATGATGTCGATACCATGAATGTGGTTTGGCATGGTCATTATTTAAAGTATTTTGAGATTGCGCGCTGTAAATTGCTCGATCAATTTCATTACAACTATATGCAGATGAAAGAATCAGGCTATGCATGGCCTGTGATTGAAAGCCATGTTCGCTATGCATACGGTATTGAGTTTGAACAAAAGATTCGGGTTCGAGCCCTTTTAAAAGAATGGGAAAACCGCTTGAAAATTGATTATCTGATTTTTGATGCTGAGTCTGGGAAGCGCTTAACCAAAGGTTATACCACCCAAGTAGCTGTGAATATTGAAGCGCGTGAAATGTGCTTTCAATCGCCGCAGGTTTTGTTTGATCGTTTAAATGCATGGTCTGAGTTTCAACCGAAGGGGGCGTATGATGTCTAA